The Streptomyces sp. NBC_00306 sequence CGCGGCGACTGCACCGGCCGCGGGGACAGGAACGCCTTGTCGAGCGAGGTCCAGCGGCCTTCGTGGCTGACCTCGTCCTCGGTCCACAGCCGGGTCACCAGTTCCAGGCTCTCCTCGAACCGGGAGACACGCTCGCCCGGCCGGGTGCCGTACAGCGCGAACTCCTCCGGCCGGTAGCCGAGGACGAATCCGGCCGTGAGCCGCCCGCCCGAGAGCACGTCGATGTGCGCCAGCGTCTCGGCGAGCCACACGGGCTGGTAGACGGGCGCGATGAGCCCCGCGGTGGCGAGCCCGATCCGCTCGGTGTGCGCGGCGAGATACGCCAGTGAGGTGACGGCCTCGTGGTATCCGGGCCGGTGCAGATGGCGCTCGCCGAGCACCACCCAGTCGAAACCCGCCTGCTCGGCCAGCCGGACCTGCTCCACCGCATCGGCGAGCCGGGGCCGGTCCGCCTGGTCCGCGTAGAGATTGACGTACAGACCGAGACGCATGGGGCGCTGGGACATTCTGGCTCGCCTTTCCTTTACGGTCCGGGCCGTAAAGGCTAGCGTGTCGGGAACGACCGCAACAGACGGGAGAGACCGCCCATGTCTGCGACCCAGACCCTGGTGCGCGGACTGCGCGGCACCGTGGTGCCGGCAGTGGCGACACCCATGGATCCCCGGGGAGTCGTGGACCTCGGTGCGCTGCGCGGCTACGCGGAGCGGATCGCGGCCGCACGCATCGGAGGCGTCGCCGTCTGGGCGCACACCGGCCGCGGTCTGTATCTCTCCGAACCGGACCGCGCGGACGTCCTGCGCGTCTGGCGGGAGACGGTCGACGGACCGATCGTGGCAGGCGTGGGGGTGCCACGATCGGTCCGCGCCACCACCCTTCGGGAGGCGTGGGACGCCACCGTCACCATGGCCGTGCAGGCGGCCGGACTGGGCGCCGACGCGGTCATGGTCTATCCGCTGGCACAGTTCGCCGAACGCCCCGAGGGCGAGCGGGAGGCGGTACGCCTGCACGAGCGGGTGGCCGAGGCCTGCGGGCTGCCCGTGCTCGGCTTCTTCCTCCACGGCGAGGCCGGGGGCTACCCCTATCCGCCGTCCCTGATCCGCCGGCTGCTGGCCCTCCCGTCGGCCGTCGGCGTCAAGCTCGCCACCCTGGACCGCGCGATGGCCTGCCAGGACGCGATCCGCGCGGCCGAGGGCAGCGGAAAGCTCGTCGTGACCGGCGAGGACCGGATGTTCGGCCCGTCCCTGATGTGGGGCGCCGACTCGGCCCTGGTCGGCATCGCCGCGGCGCGCGTGGGTCTGACGACCGCGGTCCTGGACGCCTGGACGGCGGGCGACCACACCGCGTTCGTCCGCGCGTCGGGCCGCCTCGACCGTTTCGCCGAGGCCACGTTCACCGCCCCGATCGAGGGCTATGTGCAGCGGATGCTGTGGGCGGCGGTGTGGGAGGGCCTGCTCCCCGAGTCGGCGGCGCACGACCCGTACGGGCCGCGGCTGCCGGAGTCGGAGCGGACGGCGGTCATCAGGTGCCTGGAGTCCCTCTCGGAGGAGAAGGACTGAGGGCTGTCCTCACCGCACCGCACCGCACCGACCCTCGCCCGTTCGGTTGCACCTCGCCCGTTCGGTCGCACCCGGCCCCTGCCGGCCGCGCCGGCCCGGTCGGGCTGCCCAGCCCCGTCCAGCCGCACCCGCCCGGCTACCGCGCGGTGGCCACGGCCGGGCGCAGCTCCGGGAAGAGCGTCAGCGCGTTGCGCCACAGCACCATCTCCCGCTCCTCCTCCGAGAAGCCCGCATCCCGGATCACGCCCAGCGACCAGCACGGATCGATCAGCGTCGCGTCCGTGCCGAACAGCATCCGCTCCACCGGCACCCCCGCCTCCCGCGCGTAGGCCACCCGTCCCGCGTCCGCCGCCGTACGGCAGTGCTCCAGATACAGCCGGTCGCAGCCCGCCGCCGCGTGCGCGGCCTCACGCCATGCGTCCCCGCCCGCATGACCCATGATCACCCGCAGTCCCGGGCGCTCCGCCAGGAGTTCGGGCAGCAGGGTCACCTCGCGGCCCCAGGTGTGCAGCAGCAGCGGTACGCCCGCGTCCGCGACCACGTCGAAGGCCTCCGCCATCTCACGGGTCCCCGGCAGCCGCCCCGGGTAGTGGGTGTGGATCTTCGCCCCGACGAACAGCCCGGTGCCCAGGCACCGCTTGAGGTCCGCCGCGCTCTCCTCGATCCGGTTCGGGTTCACCACCGCGTACCCCCGCAGCCGCGGCCGGGTCTCCAGGACCTCCCGCAGCGCCGCGTTCCCGGCGACCGCGTCGAGGACCACCGCCTCCGACGCCGACACCAGCTGGACGTCGATTCCGTAGCGGTCCATCTGGCGCAGGTTGTTGTCCGCGTCGCCGCAGGTCAGATGGAACTGCCAGCGGCCCACATGCGCATGCACATCGATGATCGGCATCAGACGAGCAACTCCTCGATGTTCTTGGTGGAGATCGCGGCACGGTCGTCGTCGGAGATGTCCGCGTAGCGCAGCCGCAGCGTCAGGGGCGAGATGTCCATGAAGGGCGTGCGCGAGCCGAAGACCAGATGGCGGGAGCCCACCTGGTCGACGACGCGCTCGATCGAGTCGCAGCCGGACAGCAGACGCGTGGTGACCCGGAACCCCGGCTCGTCACGGGCCATCAGCAGGAAGTCCGCCAGCAGATACGCGTGCAGATCCAGGAAGATCACCTCCGCGCCCCGGTCGGCGAGCGCCGGGCCGAAGCGGCGCGGGTCGCCGTCGTGCAGGAGCACCATCCCGCGCTCCAGGGCCAGCTTCACCACCCGCCGGTAGCCCGGGAAGCCGGGCTCGGCCGCCTGCTCGACGGTGAACAGCCGCAGGAACCGGACCCCGTCGGCGGCCAGTTCGTCCAGCCGCTCCTCTGCGGTGAGCGCGTCCCGGACGTCGACCGTGCCGACGGGCAGCAGCTCCGGGCAGTCCGCGAGATCGCGCACCGTCTCGGCGTTGCCCGCGCCGTCGTGGAAGAGGGGCCCCCGCGTGGAGAGCGCCAGCGCACCGGCGACGGGGGAGCGGTCCAGGATCGCGCGCACCTGCGCGAGCCCGAGGTCCCTCTCGTGCCGCGGCCAGGGCCCGTACAGCACATCCACGTCCCAGCCGATGTGCTCCGCCTGCGTCGGATGCAGCCACTCGTACGTCTGTGTCGCGCTCATCGTGCTCCCACCTCGCACAGGGCCCGCGCGATGCGGTCCACGTCGTCTTCGGTGTACGCCTCGTTCCACGGGAGCACGAGCAGCGTACGGTCGATCAGCTCCTCCGCCCGGGGGCACAGGCCCGGCGGATACCCGGGCACGGCCGGGTTGGCGTACAGCGGCCGTTCCAGATAGCCGGGAACCGACGGGATGCCCAGATCCAGGAGCCGCTTGCTCCAGCGGGCGTTGTCGTCGACCAGGAGCGGCACCACCCACCAGGCGTGGCCCTCCCGGCGCTCCGGCAACCGGCAGTCCCGCAGGCCGTCGATCGCCGCGGCCAGCTGCCCGGCCCGCCGGCGCCGTCGGGACACCACGTCCGCCACCTTGCCCAGCTGGGCCCTCGCGACCGCGGCGACGAGCTCCGGCATCCGGTAGTTGAGGCCCATCGTGCGGTGGATACGGCCCTCGGTGCGGTCCCAGCCCTTGTCCATGAACAGCCGCATCCCGCGGGCGAGCTCCGGGTCGTCGGTGACGGCCAGTCCGCCGTCACCCGCGGTGATGTGCTTGAACTGCTGGAGGCTGAAGCAGGCGATGTCGCCGAGCGTGCCGAGCAGCCGGCCCTCCTCGTCCTCGCCGAGCCAGGCCTGGGCGCAGTCCTCGATCAGCACGAGCCCGTGCCGGTCGCAGATCGCGCGCAGCGCGACGATGTCCGCCGCGGCGCCGAAGAGATGGACGGCGATGACCGCCTTGGTGCGAGGGGTGATGGCCGCCTCGACCGCCGCCGGGTCCAGGTTGCCGTCCTCGGCCCGTACGTCGGCGAACACCACCCGCGCGCCCTGGGCCATGACGGGAGCCACCGTGCCGAAGTCCGAGATGGGCGTGGTGATGACCTCGTCGCCCGGCCCGGCCCCGGCCGCCGCGACCGCCAGATGCAGGGAGGCCGTACCCGAACTGCAGGCCACGGCCTCCCGCCGGGAGTACAGGTGCGACATCTCCGCTTCCAGGGAGCGTGCTTCACTTCCGAAGGAACTGCACAGCACCGCGGAGTCGAGGACCCGCAGCACCGCGGCCCGTTCCTCCTCGCCGAAGGTGCGGCCGCGCGGATCGAGATCTGTGGGCAGTGGCATTTCCCGTTCGGGCATCGGGGCACTATCCTCTCCGCAAGTGTG is a genomic window containing:
- a CDS encoding DegT/DnrJ/EryC1/StrS family aminotransferase yields the protein MPEREMPLPTDLDPRGRTFGEEERAAVLRVLDSAVLCSSFGSEARSLEAEMSHLYSRREAVACSSGTASLHLAVAAAGAGPGDEVITTPISDFGTVAPVMAQGARVVFADVRAEDGNLDPAAVEAAITPRTKAVIAVHLFGAAADIVALRAICDRHGLVLIEDCAQAWLGEDEEGRLLGTLGDIACFSLQQFKHITAGDGGLAVTDDPELARGMRLFMDKGWDRTEGRIHRTMGLNYRMPELVAAVARAQLGKVADVVSRRRRRAGQLAAAIDGLRDCRLPERREGHAWWVVPLLVDDNARWSKRLLDLGIPSVPGYLERPLYANPAVPGYPPGLCPRAEELIDRTLLVLPWNEAYTEDDVDRIARALCEVGAR
- a CDS encoding amidohydrolase family protein gives rise to the protein MPIIDVHAHVGRWQFHLTCGDADNNLRQMDRYGIDVQLVSASEAVVLDAVAGNAALREVLETRPRLRGYAVVNPNRIEESAADLKRCLGTGLFVGAKIHTHYPGRLPGTREMAEAFDVVADAGVPLLLHTWGREVTLLPELLAERPGLRVIMGHAGGDAWREAAHAAAGCDRLYLEHCRTAADAGRVAYAREAGVPVERMLFGTDATLIDPCWSLGVIRDAGFSEEEREMVLWRNALTLFPELRPAVATAR
- a CDS encoding dihydrodipicolinate synthase family protein; translated protein: MSATQTLVRGLRGTVVPAVATPMDPRGVVDLGALRGYAERIAAARIGGVAVWAHTGRGLYLSEPDRADVLRVWRETVDGPIVAGVGVPRSVRATTLREAWDATVTMAVQAAGLGADAVMVYPLAQFAERPEGEREAVRLHERVAEACGLPVLGFFLHGEAGGYPYPPSLIRRLLALPSAVGVKLATLDRAMACQDAIRAAEGSGKLVVTGEDRMFGPSLMWGADSALVGIAAARVGLTTAVLDAWTAGDHTAFVRASGRLDRFAEATFTAPIEGYVQRMLWAAVWEGLLPESAAHDPYGPRLPESERTAVIRCLESLSEEKD
- a CDS encoding LLM class flavin-dependent oxidoreductase, whose translation is MSQRPMRLGLYVNLYADQADRPRLADAVEQVRLAEQAGFDWVVLGERHLHRPGYHEAVTSLAYLAAHTERIGLATAGLIAPVYQPVWLAETLAHIDVLSGGRLTAGFVLGYRPEEFALYGTRPGERVSRFEESLELVTRLWTEDEVSHEGRWTSLDKAFLSPRPVQSPRPRIWNGGRVSAVLERTARMCDGWTTSFNELDSELPEKIAEYRSYPRGAASLGSEVIVCREGFAAATSQQARGALEAPLRELYDAYGDWKRTSADAARYAQQWDDIEARSVIGSVEQCVQRLGAYGEMGADGVVLRIQPPGMPQKDALGAIEAFGTEVLPRLNA